GGCTCAAGGCCGCGGTGGAGGTCCGGATCCGACGGGGCCCAGAGGGCACGGTGGTGGCCCAGGGGATCGAGCCCGGCCGGACCCTGCCCCGGGGGGCCCAGGTGCCCCTGGTCGTGAGCCGGGGCCCCCGGCCCGTTCGGTGGCGCATGCCCCGGCTGGCCGGCCTGCCCCTGGCCGAGGCCCTGGACCGCATCGACCGCATGGGGCTGCGGGTGGGCCGGATCGAGGAGGTGGAGCTGCTCGACCCCACCCAGGCGGGGCGGATCGTGGCCCAGGACCCCCTTCCGGGGTTTCCGGCCGAGGCCGGGGCCGCGGTGGCCCTCACCGTGGCCGGCACGGCCCCTGCCGTGGGGTTCAGTCGGGCCCTGTACCTGTTCCACGCCGTGCCCCCCGGGTTCGGGAAGGCCCGGGTCCAGCTGATCTGGCGATCGGGCGGCCGAACCTGGACCGTCTGGGACGACTGGGTGCCCCGGGGCCGGGTGGTCCGGGTGGCCGTGCCGGCCGGCCTGGCCGACCGGGCCGAGCTCCGGGTGGACGGCCGGGTGGTGCAGACCGCCTCGGCGGCCGACCTGGGGCCTTGACGACCGGCGCCCCCGCACTGCAATCTGACGATCGCCCCTTTCTTTCCGGAGTCCTCCCCCATGCCAATCATCGCTCCCAGCATCCTCTCCGCCGACTTCGGCCGGCTGGCCGACGAGGTCCGGGCCGTGGACCGGGCCGGGGCCGACTGGATCCACGTGGACGTGATGGACGGCCGGTTCGTGCCGAACCTGACCATCGGCCCGCCGGTGGTTCGGGCGGTTCGGGCGGCCACCGACAAGCCCTTGGACGTGCACCTGATGATCGTGGAGCCCGAGCGCTACGTGCCCGCGTTCGCCGAGGCCGGGGCCGACGTGCTCACGGTGCACGCCGAGGCATGCCCCCACCTGCACCGGAACCTCCAGCAGATCCGGGACCTGGGCCGGAAGGCCGGGGTGAGCCTGAACCCCTCGACCCCGGTGTGCGCGGTGGAGCACGTGCTCGACCTGGTGGACCTGGTGCTGGTGATGAGCGTGAACCCGGGGTTCGGGGGTCAGTCGTTCCTGGACCTGGCCGTTCCCAAGATCGAGCGGCTGCGCCGCATGGCCGACGAGCGGGGCCTTTCGTTCCACATCGAGGTGGACGGGGGCATCACCCACCGAACGATCGGGCCGTGCGCCCGGGCCGGGGCCGACGCGTTCGTGGCCGGGTCGTACGTGTTCGGGGCCGAGGACTACGCCGGCGCGATCGAGCGGCTGCGCCGGGGCGCCTCTTGACTCCCCGGGTCGGTTTGCTAAGGTAGGGCGTTCTTTTTGCCCGGGCTTCCGGGCGGTTGTCGGGGCTTGCCCCAGGCCTTCGGAGGACGCGCTGATGGACTACAAAGAGACCCTGAACCTCCCCAAGACCGCCTTTCCCATGCGGGCCAACCTGGCCAAGCGGGAGCCGGAGATCCTCACCCGGTGGGAGGAGCAGGGGCTGTACCGCCGCATACTCGACAACTCGTCCGGCCGGCCCCTGTTCGTGCTCCACGACGGGCCCCCGTACGCCAACGGCCACATCCACATGGGCCACGCGGTCAACAAGATCCTCAAGGACATCGTGGTCAAGAGCCGGTCCATGTTCGGGTTCCACAGCCCGTACGTGCCCGGGTGGGACTGCCACGGGCTGCCCATCGAGCACCAGGTGGACAAGGAGCTCGGGTCGGAGAAGGAGACCCTCTCCAAGGCCGACGTGCGGCGGCGGTGCCGGGCCTACGCCGATCGGTTCGTGGGGATCCAGCGCGAGGAGTTCCAGCGGCTCGGCGTGTTCGGGCTGTGGGATGAGCCCTACCTCACCATGAACTACGCCTATGAGGCCCAGATCGCCCGGGAGTTCGGCCGGTTCGTGGAGGCGGGGGCCGTGTACGTGGGCCAGAAGCCGGTGTACTGGTGCGCCTCGTGCCGCACCGCCCTGGCCGAGGCCGAGGTGGAGTACGCCGAGAAGAGGAGCCCCAGCATCTACGTGAAGTTCCCGTTCGGGGGCGACCCGGCCGAGATCGACCCGGCCCTGGCGGGCAAACGGGTGTCGGTGGTGATCTGGACCACCACCCCCTGGACCATCCCGGCCAACCTGGCCGTGGCCCTGAACCCCGAGTTCGAGTACGCGGCCTACGAGGCGCCCGCGGGTTCGGGCGAGGTGTGGATCCTGGCCCGGCGGCTGGCCCCGGTGGTTCTGGAGGCGGCCGGCGTCGACGAGGGCCGGGAGCTGGTGCGGGTGGACCCCGTGGCCCTGGAGGGCAAGGCGTTCCGCCACCCCCTGTACGACCGGGACAGCGTGGTGGTGCTGGGCGACCACGTCACCCTGGAGGCCGGCACCGGGTGCGTGCACACGGCCCCGGGCCACGGCCAGGAGGACTACGAGGTGGCCCTGCGCTACGGCCTGGAGCCCTACGCCCCGGTGGACGACCGGGGCCGGTTCACGGCCGAGGTGGGGGACCGGTTCGCGGGCCGGCACGTGTTCCAGGCCAACGCCGAGGTCAACGCGGCCCTGCGCGACGCCGGGGCACTCCTCCGAGAGGAGGAGATCGAGCACTCCTACCCCCACTGCTGGCGGTGCAAGCAGCCCATCATCTTCCGGGCCACCCGCCAGTGGTTCATCTCCATGGACAAGACCGGGCTGCGGCAGAAGGCCCTGTCCGAGATCGACCGGGTCCAGTGGGTGCCGCGGTGGGGGCGGGAGCGGATCTACAACATGGTGCGCGACCGGCCGGACTGGTGCATCTCGCGCCAGCGGGCCTGGGGCGTGCCGATCACGGCGGCCCGGTGCGCCGACTGCGGCGCCACCTACCTGGACCCCCGCCTGAGCTACCGGGCGGCCGAGGTGTTCGAGAGCGAGGGCGCGGACGCCTGGTTCGAGCGGCCCCTGGAGGACTTCCTGCCCGATGGCGCGGCCTGCCCCTCGTGTGGCTCGACCCGCCTCGAGAAGGAACAGGACATCCTGGACGTGTGGTTCGACTCGGGGGTGTCGTTCGCGGCCGTGTGCGAGAAGCGGCCCGAGCTCGACAGCCCGGCCGACCTGTACCTGGAGGGCTCGGACCAGCACCGGGGCTGGTTCCACTCGAGCCTCCTGGCCGCCGTGGGCACCCGGGGCCACGCTCCGTACCGGGCCGTGCTGACCCACGGGTTCGTGGTGGACGGGCAGGGCCGCAAGATGTCCAAGAGCCAGGGCAACGTGGTCAGCCCCGACGAGGTGATCCGGCGGTACGGGGCCGAGATCCTGCGGCTCTGGGTGGCGGCCGAGGACTACCGGGACGACATCCGGATCTCCGAGGAGATCCTGAAGCGCCTGGTCGAGGCCTACCGGCGCATCCGCAACACCTGCCGGTTCCTGCTGGGCAACCTGTCCGACTTCGCCCCCCGGTCCGACGGGGTGGACCGCTCCGACCTGTGGGAGATCGACCGGTACTGCCTGGACCGGCTGAACCGGCTGGTCGAGCGGTGCCGCCGGGCCTACGAGGAGTACGAGTTCCACGTCATCTTCCACCGGATCCACAACTTCTGCGCGGTGGACCTGTCGGCGTTCTACCTGGACATCCTCAAGGACCGGCTCTACACATTCCCCGCCCGGAGCCGGGGCCGGCGGGCGGCCCAGACCGTGCTGTACGAGGTGCTCCACAAGCTGTGCCGGCTCATGGCGCCGGTGCTCGCGTTCACGGCCGACGAGGTGTGGCAGCACCTACCGGCCGCGGGCGACAGCGTGCACCTGGAGCTGTTCCCCGAGGTGGAGGCCGACGCCGTGGACGACGAGCTGGCCGACCGGTGGGACCGGCTGCGCAGGCTCCGGACCCTGGTGACCCGGGCGGCCGAGACCGCCCGGGTGCGCAAGCTCATCGGCCACTCCCTGGACGCCAAGGTGGTGCTCCACGTGGACAACCGGTGGGAGGCGTTCCTCGGCCCCTACGCGTCGGAGCTGCCGTTCCTGTTCATCGTGAGCCAGGTGGACCTGGTGCCCGGTGAGGGAGGCGCGTTCACCGACCCGGACCTGCCCGGCGTGGGCGCGACCGTGGAGCGGGCCGAGGGCGAGAAGTGCCAGCGGTGCTGGAACTACTCCCCCACCGTCGGTCAGGACCCCGAGCACCCCGCGGCCTGCGCCCGGTGCGTGAAACACCTGGCCGAGGCAGCCGGGTGAGGGCCAAGCTCCTCTTCTTCGCTGCGCCGGCCGCCGCGGCCCTCGCCCTGGACCAGCTCACCAAGGCGTGGGTGCAGGCCTCGTTCCGGCTGTACGAGAGCCGCCCCGTGATCGAGGGGTGGTTCCATCTGACCTACGTGCGCAACCCCGGGGCCGCCTTCGGCCTGTTCGCGGACCACGGCGCGGGGTTCCGTACCCCGTTCTTCGTGATCGTGACCCTGGTGGCCCTGGCCGCCATCGGCGTGGCCGTGGCCCGCCTGGCCCCGGACCGGCGCTGGACGCTGGGGGCGCTGGGCCTGGTGGCCGGCGGGGCCCTGGGCAACCTGGTGGACCGGGTCCGGTGGGGCGAGGTGGTGGACTTCCTGGACGTGTTCTGGCGCTCGTACCACTGGCCCGCGTTCAACCTGGCCGACTCGGCCATCACCGTGGGCGTGGCCATGCTGCTCCTGGAGGAGTTCCGGGGCTCCCGAAAGCCTGAAAAATGAACCCAAGGCTTTCCAACGTTCCAGCTTTCTAGTATTTCGTGGTTCTCCCAGGGGGTGGGGCTGGGGGCCCCTCCTTCGCTGAACGGCCTCGCAGGGGCCGCCTCGGCGCGGTCCGCTGCGGCGCGTGAGAGCACGCGCCGCGGCCGCACCGCTCGCGCCGGGCGGCCCGGCCTGCTCGGCCGTCGCGCTTCGTCGGAGCCCCCAGCCCCACCCACGCAGTCCGCATACGTTTTTGCAAAACGGAACACTAGCCTTCGAGCCTTCTAACGGACCCATGCATCCGATTCTGTTTCAGTTCGGCAGACTCACCGTCTATACCTACGGCCTGTTCGTGGCCCTGGGGTTCTTCGTGGCCATCTGGGTCGCGGGCCGCGAGGCCGGCCGGCTCGGCATGGAGCCCCGCAAGGTCCAGGACCTGGGCCTGGTGGTGCTGATCTCGGCCCTGGTGGGCGCACGGCTGTTCTACGTGCTGGTCGAGTGGGAGTACTTCGTGGACCACCCCCTCCAGGTGTTCGAGATCTGGAAGGGGGGCCTGGTGTTCTACGGCGGGTTCGTGACGGCGGCCCTGGCCAGCCTGGCCTACGTGCGCCACGCGGGCCTGCCGGTGTGGCCCACGGCCGACGCGGTGGCGCCGGGGCTGGCCCTGGGCCAGGCCCTGGGCCGGATCGGGTGCTTCTTCGCAGGGTGCTGCTACGGCGCCGAGTGCCGGCTGCCGTGGGCGGTGACGTTCACCGATCCCCGGGGGCTGGCCCCTTTGAACCTGCCGCTGCACCCCACCCAGATCTACAGCGCCGTGGGGAACTTCGTGATCTTCCTGGTGCTGTACTTCGGGTTTCGGAAGCGCTGGGGCGGCACCGGACGGGTGTTCGGGCTGTACCTGGTGCTGTACCCGGCGTTCCGGTTCATGGTCGAGTTCTTCCGGAACGACCCCCGGGGCTCCCTGGGCCCCCTGAGCACCAGCCAGGCCCTGGGCATCCCCCTGTTCCTGTTCGGCCTGTGGCTCCTGTGGGTCCGGCGGGGGGAGGGGCAATAGCATGCGCGGGAGGCATCGATGCGAGCAACCGCTCTCTTCCTCGTCGCGGCATCCCTCCTCCTGGGAGGGTGCGCGCAGACCCTGCTCACCGTGGACCGCGTGGAGTCCCCCTACCGGGACCTGTCGAGCCTGGAAAAGGGCGACATCGTGCACCTGGCCACGGGCCGCAAGCTCTCCCAGGAGGAGCTGCTGGAGTACCTGAGCTCGTACCGGGTGGTGTACGTGGGCGAGACCCACGACAACGTCTACGACCACCAGGTGGAGCTCACCATCCTCAAGGGCCTGGCCGAACGGTTCCCCGGCCAGGTGGTGCTGGGGCTCGAGATGCTGCGGCGGCCGTACCAGGAGAAGGTGGACGCGTACCTCGCCGGCGAGCTCAGCGAGCGGGAGTTCGTGCGCACGGCCTGGTCCCCCTCGTGGGGCCCCAACTCCTGGCGCTACTACCGGGACATCCTGCGGTTCGTCCGGGACGAGGGGATCCCCGTGCTGGCCCTCAACGCCGGGCGTGACCTCACCCGGGCGGCCTCCCGGGCCCCGAATCTGGACGAGCTGGACGAGGATCTGCGCAACCGCCTTCCGAAGGACATGGACCTGGCCGACCCGTACCACCGGGCCTTCATCCGGGCCATCTTCGGCGGGCACTCCGAGGGCACCAACCAGAGCGAGGCCTTCTACCGGGTGCAGGTGATCTGGGACGAGACCATGGCCGAGACCGCGGCCCGGTTCCTCCGAAGCCCCGAGGGCCGGGGCAAACGCCTGGTGGTGTTCGCGGGTGGCAACCACGTGCGCTACGGGTTCGGCATGCCCCGTCGGCTGTTCCGGAGGGTGCCCGAGGCCTACGCGATCGTGGACCCCCTGACCATCGAGATCCCGGAGGAGAAGCAGGAAAAGGTCCTCATGGACGTGACCCCCCCCGACCTCCCCCTGCGCCCGGCCGACGTGTACTGGGCCGTGGGGTACGACGACCTGGAGGACGAGCGCGTGATGCTGGGGGTCCGGATCGAGAAGGCCGAGGGCGGCGGCGCCCGGGTGCTGGGGGTCATGCCCGACAGCCCGGCGGCGAAGGCCGGCATCCAGGAGGACGACGTGATCGTGTCGGTGGACGGCGAGCCGGTGGAGGAGCTGTTCGACCTCACCTTTCAGGTCGGCCAGCACAAGCCCGGCGACCGAGGGCCGGTGGTCGTGGTCCGGAACGGGGAGCGTCGGGAACTCCAGGTGGAGTACGACGTGGTGAAGCACGGGGGGGAACGCTAGCCCGCATTATTCATGAAGCCTTCTGCTGCAACCGCCGATTGCACGCCATCTCGGGGCGTGCTCGCGCCTCGGGGCTCGACGTACCGTCCAGTACGCCTGCGCCCCTCGTTGCTGCGCTTGCCCCGACCTGACGCACACTCGACGGTTTCGCGACGAACGCTCATGAATAATGCGGGCTAGGGCCGAAGGCCCAAAGCTACCGGAAGATCCATGCCCCATGCCGCCCCCCCAACCCCGCCGAACGCCCCCCCTAGGTACCGCCATCTGACCGGGTGGCGGGCCTGGGCCACCGTGGGGTGCGGCCTGGGGCTGGGGGCCCTGGCCGGCCGGACCGGGCTCCAGGCGGCACGGCTCGAGCCCGGCTGGGTGTTCTGGGCCCTCTCCACGCTCGTGCTCGCCGGGGCGTCCCTCGTGGTCACCACCCTGCCGTGGCGCCTCACCTCCCGGTTCGACGACCGGGGGATATGGATCGGCTGGGCCCTGGGCCGGCTGCGGGTGCCGTGGCCGGCCGTGCGGCGGGTGGTGATCGGCTCCCTGGGCTCGGGCGGTCAGCGCGATCCCTTCACCGTGACCCTGCTCCTTCGGGACGGCCGCGAGGTCCTCTACCTTCCCCTGGGCCGCCGCCGGCCCGAGGACGTGCCGGCCGCCGCGGCCCTCCTGGACGAGGCCGAGCGCCGGGGGCTGCGCATCGAAAACACCCTGGCCACCCCGGAGGAGATCGTGGAGCGCGAACGCCGCTGGCGCGAGGCCCGGCTCAAGGGGTGGCGGTAGGCTCCACCGCCAATCCCTCCTTTTTCGCTGCAGCCGACAGCACCCGGTCGAACGTGAGAATCCTCGCCTCGGGAAGGGTTGCCTGAAGGGTCTTGGTCGTGGCCAGGTGCCAAAGATCTGCACCCTTCAGCACGTGGCGCTCGGACAACTCCCCCAGAACCTTCCACGACGGCTGCAGATTGAGCTCACGCCACGGCCCGGCCTGGAAGGCCTCTACCGCGGCCCGATGGGCATCCGGGGACAAGGCCCCCTCGTGGCGCATCCGACGCAAGACGGCAAAGGTCTCCGCGGCGGCGAGGGTGGAGACGACGGAGTGCCCGCCCGCGCATACGAGAGGGCCTGCTCCGTGTGCACATCACGCACCAATACCGCCAACAGCGCAGAGGCGTCCCAGTAAAGAACCTTCAACCTTCCCGGTCCTCCCTGAGGTACTCTTGCGCACTCTTGCCGCCCGCCTGGACAGGGTGTGGCACTTTTGCCAACTTCTTGGGCGGCCCGATGATTCCCTCGGCTTGAAGCCGTTCGATCCGGTCGTCGACCGACAGGTCGGTGTCCCGGAAGGGAACGATCTTCCCAACCGGCCGACCCCGCTCGGTGACGATCACCTCGTCGCCCCCTTTGACCAACCGTAGGTATCGGCTGAGATGCGCCTTCGCTTCCCGTATTCCGACCCGTACCGGCATGATGTTCCCTCTTTCGGTGAACCAGAGCTAATACCGGGTCGCCATCCACCGGATACGTATCCGGGGGCGGGCAAGGGACCTGCCTCCGGCCGGGCGCGAAGCCAGGCATTGAGATTCGCCGCGCAGGCACGGAGCAGGGGAGCTGGCTTCATGGCAACCCGTTGAAATCCGCACCATTTCGCAGTCCAGACGCCGGAGGCTCTGCCCGGCGAGCCAAAGGGCCGCGCCCCGCTCTCCGGCAGGTCCCTTGCCCCTCTGAGCAGGGGGCCGATAGCTTTGAATGCAACTCGGCATAAGATGTAGTCACCGTAGTCTCTTTCCTCGCAGGCGTCAAACCCGGTGCGTCGAGCAGCAGCAACCGAGCCGGCCCGCGTGAAGCGGTGACCTTGTGGGAGACCCCGACGGAGGTGTTGCAATGGAAACCCACGCCCGCCTGCGCATCCTGGTGAGCGCGTGCCTGCTGGGGGATCCGGTGCGCTACGACGGGGGCCACAAGCTCGACCCGGCCGTGGCCGGGCTGGCGCCCTGGGCTGAGCTCGTGGCGGTGTGCCCCGAGGCGGAGGCAGGGCTCGGGGTGCCCCGGGAAGCCATGGACCTGGTGGGCGACCCCGCCGGACCCCGAGCCGTGACCGTGGAGACCGGCCGGGACCGAACGAAGGAGCTGGCTGCGGTGTTCCGCCGCCGGGCGGCCGATCTGGCCGCCTTGGAACCGGACGCCGCGATCCTGAAGGCCCGGTCCCCGTCCTGCGCGGTGGAGTCGGCCCGGGTGTACCCGCAGCGTCCCCGGCAGGGCGACCCGGTGCCGGGCCGAGGGCTGTTTGCGGCCGAGCTGGCCCGACGGGCACCCCTCCTACCCCTGGCCGAGGAGACCGATCTCCACCGCCCGGAGCCCCGGGCACACCTGTTCCGCCGGGTGTTCACGCTCCGGCGCTGGAGGGCGGCTCGGGCGACCGCGCCGGATCCGAGGGCCCTGCGGAAGTTCCACGAGCGGGAGCGGCTCGGGCTCCTCAGCCACGATCCGGACCGCTGCCGCGGCCTGGAGCGGCTCGCGGTCTCGGCCGCCGACCGTTCCGTGGACGAGGCCTGGGCACGGTACGAGGCGCTCCTTCTGGAGACACTCGCCCGCCGTCCCACCCGTCGGGCCCATGCCGTCGCGCTCCGGCACGGGGCCTCTGTGGTGGCCGAGGATCTCGACGCCGGGGACCGGGGGCGGCTGGCGGCCGCGATCCGGGCATACGAGGAGGGCGGGGGATCGCTCGCGGCCGTCGCGTCCCTCCTACGGGAGCTCGCCCGCAGGAAGGGGAGGAAGGATCTGGCAGACTCCCCGTACCTGGCCCCTCACCCCCTGGAGCTCGGGGAGTGAGCTCGGCAGGGGGACCTGCTTGCGTCCGCACGCGGCTCTCCAGCCGCCCCCATGTCCCCGAGATTTGGCGCGGTGCGAGAACCGCCTGGCCTCCTAGCATCCCAGCGTCCTAGCGGAAATCAGCCCGGGCTCCGGGAGGGGGTCGGGGCTTCGAGCGCCCGCTGCACGGCCCGGAGCAGATCGACGGAGCGGTAGGGCTTTTGGAGCACCTCGCACCCCCCGGTGCCGCACAGGTCGCCGGGGATCCCGGCGTCCAGGTAGCCGGTGGCCACGATCACCCGCACGCCCGGATCCAGCCGGAGCAACTCCTCCAGACACCGCTCTCCCCCCATCCCCGGCATGTTCAGGTCCAGAACCACCAGGTCGATCCGGTCCCCCTGTTCCCGGTACACCTCCAGCGCGGTCTCGCCGTCCGGCACGGCGATCACCCCGTACCCCGCCCGCTCCAGCACATCCCGGCAGACCTCCCTCACCGACTCGTCGTCGTCCACCACGAGCACGGTGCCCGCACCCGCCGGAGCGGGGCCACGGGTCCCGGCTCCGGGGCCGGCCTCCGTGGGGGCGGCGTCGGCGTCGGCAGCCGGAAAGAACACGTGGAAGCTGGCCCCCTTGCCGGGAACGCTCTCGCAGGTGACCGCTCCGCCGTGCCCCTTCACGATCCCGTACACCGACGAGAGCCCGAGGCCGGTGCCCTGTCCCACCTCCTTGGTGGTGAAGAACGGCTCGAACACGTGCTCCAGCACGTCGGCCGGCATGCCGTGGCCGGTGTCGGAGAGCGAGACGCGCACGTACCGGCCGGGGGGCAGTTCGGGCGGGGCGTCCGGGTCGGGCTGGGCCCCCAGCCGCACGTTCCGCGTCCGCACGGTCAGGGTGCCGCCGTCGGGCATGGCGTCCTTGGCGTTGAGGGCCAGGTTCATGAGCACCTGCTCCACCTGGACCGGGTCGGCCCGCACCTTCCACAGCGGCTCCTCCAGGTCCAGCTCCACCCGGATCATCCGGGGCAGGGTACGACCCAGCAGATCGAACACGGAACGGATCGAGCGGTTCAGGTCCAGGGGTTCCCGCTCCCCGCTCTCTTCCGGGGCCCTTCGGCTGAACGCCAGAAGCTGCTCCGTGAGGGAACGGCCCCGCAGGGCGGCCTTCCGGATCCCCTCGAGCCCCCGCACCAGGGCGGAATCGTCCGGACGGGCATCGAGCAGCAGCTCGGCGTAGCCCAGCACCGCCTGGAGCAGGTTGTTGAAGTCGTGGGCCACCCCGCCGGCCAGGGTGCCCACCGCCTCCATCTTCTGGGCGTGGAGCACCTGGGCCTCCATGATCCGCTGCTGGGTCACGTCCAGCACGAACCCCTGGATCGTCTCGATGCGGCCGTCGGGCCCCCGGCCGGCCCGGGCGCTCACCAACAGATCCAGCCCCTTGCCGTCGCGCCGACGGGCCTTCATCTCGAAGTTGCGCACCACGTCGTGCCGCTCCAGCAGAGCCAGGAACTCGTCCCGCTGTTCGGGCAACGCGCACACGTCGGTGCGGATGTCCCGGACCGACCGAAGCAGGTCCTCGGGCGAGTCGTACCCGTAGAGTTCGGCCAGGGCCGGGTTCACCGCCAGGTACCGCCCGTCGGGGGTGCTGACGAACATCCCCTCCACCGCGTTCTCGAACAGGGCCCGGTATCGTTCCTCGGCCCGGACCCGTTCCTCCACCTCGTGCTCGAGCCGCCGGTTCACCTCTGCGAGGGCCGCCTCCCGCTCCCGGATCCGGCGCGCCATGCGGCGGAACCGTTCGATCACGCTGCGGAACTCCCACGGCATCCGGTCGCCGGGGTCGAACTCGTAGTCCCCCTCGGCCAGGCGATCCAGGGCCTGGCCCAACGCCTCCAGCGGCCGCCGGATGTGACGCCCCACCAGCAGGAACGCCCCCCCGGCGATGGACAACGCCACCACCAGCATCACGAGCACGTTGGACCACAGGATCCGGCGACCGGCCGACACCATGAACCGGGGGCTCACGCCCACCTCCACGGTGCCCACCTCGGTCCCCTGGTGGCGGACCGTTCTGCGCCGCACCACCAGATCCGGCCCCTGTGGTGAGCCGCCCCAGTCCTCCAGCAGGGTTCCGTCGGTGTCCCACACCCGCACACGCGCCGCCGCCCCGCTCTCCACGT
This is a stretch of genomic DNA from Deferrisoma camini S3R1. It encodes these proteins:
- a CDS encoding ATP-binding protein, with product MSPLRPKRPLRRSVSSLVALKLVLVVVVSCLIPIPVVYLTTRSEWNGRLQQHADEMVEALARSLELPLWEIDEEGRRSVVRAYVESGAAARVRVWDTDGTLLEDWGGSPQGPDLVVRRRTVRHQGTEVGTVEVGVSPRFMVSAGRRILWSNVLVMLVVALSIAGGAFLLVGRHIRRPLEALGQALDRLAEGDYEFDPGDRMPWEFRSVIERFRRMARRIREREAALAEVNRRLEHEVEERVRAEERYRALFENAVEGMFVSTPDGRYLAVNPALAELYGYDSPEDLLRSVRDIRTDVCALPEQRDEFLALLERHDVVRNFEMKARRRDGKGLDLLVSARAGRGPDGRIETIQGFVLDVTQQRIMEAQVLHAQKMEAVGTLAGGVAHDFNNLLQAVLGYAELLLDARPDDSALVRGLEGIRKAALRGRSLTEQLLAFSRRAPEESGEREPLDLNRSIRSVFDLLGRTLPRMIRVELDLEEPLWKVRADPVQVEQVLMNLALNAKDAMPDGGTLTVRTRNVRLGAQPDPDAPPELPPGRYVRVSLSDTGHGMPADVLEHVFEPFFTTKEVGQGTGLGLSSVYGIVKGHGGAVTCESVPGKGASFHVFFPAADADAAPTEAGPGAGTRGPAPAGAGTVLVVDDDESVREVCRDVLERAGYGVIAVPDGETALEVYREQGDRIDLVVLDLNMPGMGGERCLEELLRLDPGVRVIVATGYLDAGIPGDLCGTGGCEVLQKPYRSVDLLRAVQRALEAPTPSRSPG